The genome window AATACCAACTCTATTTcttgattaccctgggataaatacTATGCATAGTAATTGTGCTACTGCTCAACTTGATCATcatgatgtcactctttaataATACTATTGTTCCGAAAATGAAATttgtattatgatgttaacccaaTGGTTAAAAAAGATCATGTTGTATTAAAcgaaacatggagtgaccacctaggaaaacagtacaaccacgagtgttatcatggctctggctttggtaaatagctttataggcttagtgcttagcaaccctacctgaaaaaTGGGCAAGAGGTGGCggtagtggtttggtggcagctcacgttaacatggggtggtagtcttggctaagttacctctcccagagggtcaccaatactgacgtggaaaccttagcgggtggctttgtactaaggttattttgtgaaagcctcgtaatggatccctagccattcatctCGGCAGCGTTTAAGGGTTCATAtaacccaggctagaggggatacatggcttgtgggtaagttgtaccacctctacagagtgtaaaactgatatgtcagtcatggtcacggttaagagcaacctggatccTCACATGATAAATGAACTTAAAAATGGAGAATAAATCGTGTTTCGATGATTtatatggtttgcttaagtggtttcacttaactgTTTTTGAGATATAATCATATGCTTATGATTAATTGGGAAATTTAGGATAtacttacaattagtaagttaggtgttgttaataaaatattgaccaactaaaatgcttaccgcttatccatagcctaccttgttaaccttgcattactcctcccacttgctgagcccccaccataagtgagctcaccccttgctaatattttgatcagaagcTGATGAGGAAGACTGTGACGATGTTGATGACGAGTACTGAGTCTAGCAATGCACCGGTCCTCTTCCTGTGGAAGATTTCCCATGttatttcgctgtactttgatgatgatTCTATTTAAGACTATTAAGttcggatgatgtaataaagttattataCTCTCTTTTACGCCTttgttgcattgtcttttgatatattacacttgtgacgtcaacatatgtgtggaaactgAATCCTGGCATACATAtgatatgcattcggttttgcccctaaaATCAGGTATGACACTTAGCCTGCTACATTTTAAAAAAATATTGTAATCACACTAAACACTATACCCATAGGTCAGGCTGGCAGGTGGGCCTGCTTTACATGCTGGGTGGCCCAACCGACCTCGGTCGTGCATAGTCTTCTGGCCCTATGTCCTGAAGGCCTTCGTCTTGGGGCCTTCGCGTTGGCCTGCGGTTTGTCCTTCGACTTCACCCTGAGGGGAACGGTGGCCTTCGTTGAGCCCAAGGAAATCGCCTGGGGAAGGGAACTGCTGCGAGTGAACCCCCATGGGTCTTTGGCCTTAGGGCTCCAAGTCCCATTATGGATCTAGCCCTGCTTGCCTACCAGCCTTAGTTGGGGCAACGGACCCTTCGCAGCTTTTAGGGGGGCTTAGCATGTTCGATAGAGTCCCTGTTCTCGGTACTTGATCGTATAGTGTTAGCACCCTGCATTCGTGGACAAGGTTAGTTTGTGGTTAAGGTCACATGATCGAGGTCTAGTTCAGTCTTCGTCCCAACGCTTACACACTGTCGGTTTCTATAACACACTAATTATAGCATTTAATACACATATCTAACTGTAAAACTTAAGGCCTAGTTTGTGTATTCTAGTATTGACCTCAATTCACATGTATTGAGGTGGATTGAGGtctaacttaaactaatttacatcTCAATCCACCTCAACACATATGGATTGAGatcaatactagagtacccaaacaaaACCTAAGGGGTGTTTGTTCCCCTGAGTAAAGTTTGTTCACGTCGTGAGTATTAAATATAGACTTAATTAGAACTAataaatctctactactacttaagaCTATAGTGTAGGCGTTCATGATGCACGGTTCTGCCCCCCACACCATGCGCCAAGGGTAAGGGCACTGATTTGGCAAAGTCCAAGTTTTCCAAGACGGGGGCCAAATCTAAGGCTGTCGTGGTGGCTGGGAAGGCAAAGAAACCGCCGGCAGCTAATTCGACGTCCCCGTACCACTACGCCTATCCCTACTACCGGTACCAGCACCCTGATCCGTCCCGCGGCGTCGACGGGTTCTTCCCTGCCGCCGCAGAAGCCATGCTGGAGGCGGTGAAGGTGGACCCCTCGTGGTCCAGGGTCGAGTCTTCGAGGTCGGTCTCAGTTCCTGTCCGCTTCGTCGGTTCCGACCCGGAGCCGGTGCGCAGGGCGGCCAGGATGCCACCGGCGGCGGTGCTGAGGAAGCGGGCGCCGTCGTCAGAGGCGGCGGTGATTAGGCTGCAGGCCGCGGCGCGCGGGTTCATGGCGAGGAAGTCGGTGCGTGCTGTTCGTGAGGTGGAGCGTGAGGCGGCGGAGGTCGGGGAGAAGGTTGCGCGTGAGGCAGAGGCGCTGCGCGGGGACGCGAGGGCGCGGATCGCCGTCGGGGAGGCGCTGATGAAGATGATGTTGCGACTCGATGTGGTGCGCGACGCGCGTGAATACCGGAAGAGGGTCACCAAGCGGGTCCTCGCGCTGCAGGATGTTGTTGATGCCCTCGAACCAAAGTCGGCGCTGTATTCGGAGGTCGTGGCGGAGGAGAACGAGTCTGAGGTGACGTCCGAGATGGCGGACGACGGCGCGGAGGCGGCGGAGATGCCGGTCGCCGCGGAGCACAGCGGCGGGATTGAGGTGAATGCAGCGGCTGAGACGGTTGCCAATATGGAGGTGGACGGGGGTAAAGCTAACAGCGAGGCGGTGCCAGAAGCGGTGAAGGAATCCGAAAATAAGCAGGACGACATGCACATTAATGACGACCAGACGGAAGTCTCCGATGAGGGCAAATGGAAGATGGTGGCGGATGAAGCGGAGCGTACAACTGAGGCGACGAGGTCCACGGAGGCGCTCCCGCAGGCACCGATGACGAGCGAGGTGACGAGGATGACATGGGAGGCCGGAGCTGCCGACAGCGTCCTGGACACTCGGAAGGTTATGGAGATGGTCGAGGCCCTGTGCGGGCAGAACACGCAGCATTGTGCGGTGATCGGGGCTCTGGCGGAGCGTGTGGGCGCGCTTGACCGTGCCGTGCGGCTGGTGGAGAACGCCGAGCGCCGTCGGCGGCGGGGCAAGAAGCTGAAGAAGGATGGGAAGGGGAACAACAGGTGCTACACCAATTGAGGACAACTCTACTTTCCTTGTCTGTAGCGACGAAATATTAGTTGTTTATTGTTTTGTAAATTTCGTTTCATTTGTTTTTGTGCCCCCAAAACTATCGGGGATGGATGTTTGTTTCCATCTTGCATCGAGAAATAAAACGATGTCTTCATTTTTTACTGTACAAAGTTTCTGAATGTTTGATTGCTACAATGGTTTCCAGAGTTTTTTTACAGTCGAGCTGAAATCCGAGGAGTTTTTTTCGAGTGGACAGGTGGCACCATCAGTTAAAACAAAACCAACACACATCTGGGCTCAGGGAGGCAATCATAAAATGTGGGTACCGTTACCCACCTTATCCTGCCGAATTATCCTTTCCTTGCTAGATTTCACTTAGGAGTCTCAATTAAACCTAACAGGGAAAGATAAAAATGAATTCGGTTTAAGAAATATTCAACCACGTAGAGAATGAATCAcaaaatctctactactacttaagaATATAGTGTAGGCATTCACAGTACACGGTTCTGCCCCCCTCCCCCCACACCCCACGCCAAGGGCAAGGGCGctgtcggagagcaaatctccggccgggtggcggagtgcacccgccctaaatcctaagatgaggaggggcctaagcgttttgcttgttagttggaaaacgggaagaacacaagaacacacaagggtttagagtggttcgggccgccggagcgtaacaccctactccactgtgtgatgtattgcttgagagcttgtatgaacttgtgagtgtcttaGTGAGCCTAAGATTGTGTCCGAGTGAGCCTAAGATTGTGTCTGCGTGAGCCTAAGATTGTGTCtgtcttgtaacgtcgcatgcatCCCCTTTTAtatctgaaggggggcatgcacaaaggtcctgagccccgacatgtgggcctagggacataaagaatatagcacttGGGGCTACAAACGTttgctgctggagcaatcttcttgtgtCCTGACATCCAAGATCTGCGCGTCTTCAGCGTGCAGGGGAGGCTTCTTGTAGAATGGATTATGAGCATAGTGCGCCGCTCGTCATGGGCGCACTGTTTGTCAACAGACTGGATAGGCGCGTCGTCTGCTGGGTGACCCTGACGCCACCTGCC of Zea mays cultivar B73 chromosome 8, Zm-B73-REFERENCE-NAM-5.0, whole genome shotgun sequence contains these proteins:
- the LOC103635256 gene encoding uncharacterized protein, producing MKWEDAMELTCTAATSSSGEARASNTGKGTDLAKSKFSKTGAKSKAVVVAGKAKKPPAANSTSPYHYAYPYYRYQHPDPSRGVDGFFPAAAEAMLEAVKVDPSWSRVESSRSVSVPVRFVGSDPEPVRRAARMPPAAVLRKRAPSSEAAVIRLQAAARGFMARKSVRAVREVEREAAEVGEKVAREAEALRGDARARIAVGEALMKMMLRLDVVRDAREYRKRVTKRVLALQDVVDALEPKSALYSEVVAEENESEVTSEMADDGAEAAEMPVAAEHSGGIEVNAAAETVANMEVDGGKANSEAVPEAVKESENKQDDMHINDDQTEVSDEGKWKMVADEAERTTEATRSTEALPQAPMTSEVTRMTWEAGAADSVLDTRKVMEMVEALCGQNTQHCAVIGALAERVGALDRAVRLVENAERRRRRGKKLKKDGKGNNRCYTN